GGTCCcagggagatttttggggtccaATTTGAGGTCCCAAGACGGTTTTGGGATCCAATTTGGGGTCCCAGAGAGGTTTTGGGGTCCAATTGGGCGGCACAGGGTCATACCAGGGACCATTTGAAATCAAATTTAGGGTCCCAGGGAGCTTTTGGGGTCCAATTTGGAATCCCAATGAGCTTTTGGGGTCCAATTTGGAATCCCAATGAGCTTTTGGGGTCCAGTTTGGAATCCCAAGGAGCTTTTGGGGTCCAATTTGGGGATCCCAATGAGTTTTTGGGGTCCAATTTGGAATCCAAATGAGTTTTTGTGGTCAAATTTGAGCATCCCAAGGAGCTTTTGGCACCCAATTTATGATCTCAGGCTCCAATTCGGGAcctcagcacccccaaaacccccaacccctcccagcccctgagGGTATTTCAGGACCACCAcgcccccccaccccctccccattGCACCAGCACCCAATTAAGCCCTTTCAGGATGAGGGGGGGGCCCCTGATACCCCCTGATCCTCCACCCCAACCCCACTAATCAGGGCTTGGGGGTGATTAAGACCCCCCGAAAGCCGCTTGCCGGGCGCCTAAGCCCAGCTTGGCCAGCGCCGGCCACCGgatgagcccagctcagccGCGCTTTTCCTCCTAAACCCCGATTACTGCCGGGGGGGAGGGGGTCTCTCCCTATAAAAGATCCaccccgccgccccccgccccatCCGCCGCGCCCCCCACCACcgccaccaccaccaccatgcAGAAATCGCGGGAGATGCGGGACGAGCTCCCCGAGGATTTCTACATCCCCATGAGCCTGGAGACCACCAACCTGACGGCGCTGAGCCCCTTCCTGGTGCCGCAGACGCACCTGGGCAGCCCCGGGATCTTCAGGGCCATGGCCGCCTTCATGTTCCTGCTGGTCGCGCTGGGCGTGCCCATCAACGCGCTGACCGTGGTCTGCACCGTCAAGTACAAGAAGCTGCGCTCGCACCTCAACTACATCCTGGTCAACCTGGCCGTGGCCAACCTGCTGGTGGTGTGCGTGGGCTCCACCACGGCTTTCTACAGCTTCTCGCAGATGTACTTCGCCCTGGGGCCGCTGGCCTGCAAGGTCGAGGGGTTCACGGCCACGCTGGGCggtgagggaaggagggggaaagggTGGGGGGGGTGTTTGGGAGTGTTGGGTCTGGGGGTGTTGGGAGTGTtgggtttggggacattgggTCTGGGAATGTTTGGTCTGGGGGTGTTGGGTCTGGGGGCGTTGGGTCTGGGGATGTTGGGAGTGTTGGGTCTGGCAGTGTTTGGTCTGGGGGCATTGGGAGTGTTGGGTCTGGGGATATTGGGTCTGGGGGCATCGGGGGTATTGGGTCTGGGGGTGTTGGAGGTGTTGAGTCTGGGGGTGTTGGGTCTGGGGGTGTTTAGTCTGGGGGTGTTGGGTCTGGGAACATCGGGGGTGTTGAGTCTGGGGGCGTTGGGAGTGTTTGCTCTGGGGGTGTTGGGTCTGGGGGTGTTGGGAGTGTTGGGTCTGGGGGTGTTGGGAGTGTTGGGTCTGGCAGTGTTTGGTCTGGGGGCATTGGGAGTGTTGGGTCTGGGGGTGTTGGGTCTGGGGACGTTTGGTCTGGGGGTGTTGGGAGTGTTGGGTCTGGCAGTGTTTGCTCTGGGGGCATTGGGAGTGTTGGGTCTGGGGGTGTTGGGTCTGGGGACATCGGGGGTGTTGAGTCTGGGGGCGTTGGGAGTGTTTGCTCTGGGGGTGTTGGGGCTGAGGGATGTGGGGTACGAGGTCACCATGGTCTGGGGACTTTGGGTCTGGGGGCTTTGGTTGTGTAGAACATGGGGCACAAGGTCACCATGGTCTGGGGGCTCTGGACATGGGGACGTTGGGAGTGGGGATATTGGGGGCACAAGGTCACCATGGTCTGGGGGCTTTGGGTCTGGGGGCTTTGGGTCTGGGGGATGTGGGGTACAAGGTCACCATGGGCTGGGGACATTGAGTCTGGGGGATGTGGGGTACAAGGTCACCGTGGCTTTGTGGATGTTGGCCTTGGGGACATTGGACAtgtgggacacagagcaggaggtcactgtggctctggggacattgagccatggggacactggggacatggtggCCATGGTGACAGGGgtgtcacactgtccccagGAATGGTGTCCCTCTGGTCCCTGGCCGTGGTGGCCATGGTGACAGGGgtgtcacactgtccccagGAATGGTGTCCCTCTGGTCGCTGGCCGTGGTGGCCATGGTGACAGGGGTGTCACAttgtccccagggatggtgtCCCTCTGGTCGCTGGCCGTGGTGGCCATGGTGACAGGGgtgtcacactgtccccagggatggtgtCCCTCTGGTCGCTGGCCGTGGTGGCCATGGTGACAGGGgtgtcacactgtccccagGAATGGTGTCCCTCTGGTCCCTGGCCATGGTAGCCATGGTGACAGGGGTGTCACAttgtccccagggatggtgtCCCTCTGGTCGCTGGCCGTGGTGGCCATGGTGACAGGGgtgtcacactgtccccagggatggtgtCCCTCTGGTCGCTGGCCGTGGTGGCCATGGTGACAGGGgtgtcacactgtccccagGAATGGTGTCCCTCTGGTCCCTGGCCATGGTAGCCATGGTGACAGGGGTGTCACAttgtccccagggatggtgtCCCTCTGGTCGCTGGCCGTGGTGGCCATGGTGACAGGGGTGTCACAttgtccccagggatggtgtCCCTCTGGTCGCTGGCCGTGGTGGCCTTCGAGCGCTTCCTGGTCATCTGCAAGCCGCTGGGCAACTTCACGTTCCGCGGTAGCCACGcggtgctgggctgtgccatcACCTGGATCTTCGGCCTCATCGCCTCCGTGCCCCCCCTCTTCGGCTGGAGCAGGTCcggggggtctgggggtccgGGAGGATCTGGGGGTCCCCAAGGTTTGGATTCCAATCagatttgggggtccctggaGTTGGGGACATGGAGAAAGTTGGGGGTCCCTGGTAGATTGAGGGTCCCGGGGGCGGTTCGGGGGTCCCGGGCTGAGTTCGGGGGTCCCGGGGCCGATTCGGGGGTCGCACAGAGCGTGCCGCCTCCTCCCCAGGTCCATCCCCGAGGAGTTCAGGAGCTCCTGAGAGATTTGGGGGTCCCGGGAATTTTCGGGAGTTTGTTACACTCGGGGGTCCCGGGAATTTTCGGGgctttgctgctctctgaaCTTTTGGGGGAATTTTCGGGGGTCCCGGGCTGAGTTCGGGGGTCGCACAGAGCGTGCTGCCCCCTTCCCAGGTCCATCCCCGAGAGGACCAGGGGTtcctgaggggtttgggggtcccgggAATTTTCGGGGCTTTGCTGCGCTCGGAATTTTCGGGGGAATTTTCTGGGGTCCCGAGCTGAGTTCGGGGGTCGCACAGAGCGtgccgccccctccccaggtCCATCCCcgaggagctgagcagctcctgagggatttgggggtcccgggAATTTTCGGAgctttgctgctctctgaaCTTTTGGGGGAATTTTCGGGGGTCCCGGGCTGAGTTCGGGGGTCGCACAGAGCGtgccgccccctccccaggtCCATCCCCGAGGGGCTGAGCAGatcctgagggatttggggttccgGGAATTTTCGGGGCTTTGCTGCGCTCGGAATTTTTGCGGGAATTTTCGGGGGTCCCGAGCTGAGTTCGGGGGTCGCACAGAGCGtgccgccccctccccaggtACATCCCCgaggggctgagcagctcctgagagATTTGGGGGTCCCGGGAATTTTCGGGAGTTTGTTACACTCGGGGGTCCCTGGAATTTTCGGGAGTTTGCTGCTCTCTGAACTTTTGGGGGAATTTTCGGGGGTCCCGGGCTGAGTTCGGGGGTCCCGGGGGCGGTTCGGGGGTCGCATAGAGCGTGCTGCCCCCTTCCCAGGTCCATCCCCGAGGGGCTCAAGAGTTCCTGAGGGTTTTGGAGGTCCCGGGAATTTTCGGGGCTTTGCTGCGCTCGGAATTTTTGCGGGAATTTTCGGGGGTCCCGGGCTGAGTTCGGGGGTCGCACAGAGCGtgccgccccctccccaggtACATCCCCgaggggctgcagtgctcctgcGGCCCGGACTGGTACACGACGAACAACAAATGGAACAACGAGTCCTACGtgattttcctcttctgcttctgcttcGGCTTCCCGCTGAGCGTCATCGTCTTCTCCTACGGGaggctgctgctcaccctgcGCGCCGTGAGCGGATTTCGGGGGGTCCCGAGGGGAttctggggggtcctgggggatcAGGGGGGTTCAGGGTCCCGATCGTCCTCATCTTCTGTAGGTGGCTCTGCTCAccctgggggctgtgaggggattttgggggtctcgAGGGGAGTCCcgaggtgattttggggggggtcccggggatCAGGGGGGTTCAGGGTCGCGACCGTCCTCATCTTCtatgagctgctctgctcatccggggggctgtgaggggattttgggggtctcggggattttggggggtcccgggaGGTCCAAAAAGGTCTTGGGGGGCACAAGGTCGGTTTTTTGGGGTACACGTTTTATTGGGGCACAGGAGAGGAGGGGTTCTGTAGGGTGGGGGGTCCTTAGAGGGACCCCAAAGCAGGGGGGGGGGGTCAGTGGGGGTCAGTGCTGGGGGGTCTGAGACCCTTACCCCCCTTCCCATGAGCCCCTCGTGTCTGAGACCCCCAATGGGTCAGTGGCTGAGTGCCCCAAACTGACCCCATGAGTGACCCTATAACTGACCCTATAACTGACCCCCAAAGTGTGACACCCCAATGTCTGACCCCAGATCTGTCCCCATATCCCCCCTATATCTGACTCTATATCTGACCCCATATCCCCCATACCCACCCCCCATATCTGACCCCTCTGTCTCCCATATCTGACCCCATAACCACACATATTCCCCATATCTGACCCCTCTATCCCTCATATCTGACCCCACATCTGACCCCATGTCCCCCATATCCGACCCTATATCCCCCATATCTGACCCCATAATCACCCATATCTGACCCTATGTCTGACCTCATATCTGACCCCATATCTGACCACGTCGCCCATATCTGTCTCCCATATCTGACCCCATATCTGACCATATTCCCCCTATATCTGACCCCACATCCCACAGTCCCGCTCTGACCCCCATATCTGACCCCATATCTGACCCCGTATCTGATCCCATATCCCCTATATCCACCCCCAACACCTGACCCCCCATCTGACCCCTATATTTGACCCCATATCCCCCCAAATCTGACCCCCATCTGACCCCATATCCCCCATATCTGACCACATCTGACCCCCCATCTGACCCCCATCTGACCCCACATCTGACCCCTATATTTGaccccatatcccatatcccccCACATCTGACCCCACATCTGACCCCACATCTGACCCCCATATCTGACCCCTATATCTGACCCCCCATCTGACCCCTATATCTGACCCCACATCTGACCCCTATATCTGACCCCACACCCCACAGTCCCGCTCTGACCCTCATATCTGACCCCATATCTGACCCCATATCTGACCCCATACCCCTATATCTGACCCCACATCTGACCCCACATCTGACCCCTATATCTGACCCCATACCCCACATCTGACCCCACATCTGACCCCACATCCCCCCATCTGACCCCTATATCTGACCCCACATCCCCCCACATCTGACCCCCATATCTCaccccatatcccacatcccccCACGTGACCCCTGTATCTGACCCCACATCTCCCCACATGTGACCCCTGTACCTGACCCCACATCTGACCCCACATCCCCCCACATCTGACCCCACATCTGACCCCACATCCCCCCACATCTGACCCCGTATCTGACCCCACATCCCTATATCTGACCCCACATCTGACCCCCATATCTCaccccatatcccacatcccccCACGTGACCCCTGTATCTGACCCCACATCCCCCCACATCTGACCCCCATCTGACCCCACATCTGACCCCTGTATCTGACCCCACATCCCCCCACATCTGACCCCCATCTGACCCACATCTGACCCCATATCTCCCCACATCTGACCCCGTATCTGACCCCACATCTGACCCCACATCTGACCCCACATCCCCCCACATCTGACCCCTATATCTAACCCTGTACCCCCCCACATGTGACCCCTGTATCTGACCCCGTATCCCCCCACATCTGACCCCATATCTAACCCTGTATCCCCCCACATCTGACCCCGTATCCCCCCCACATCTGACCCCACATCCCCCCACAACTGACCCCCATATCTATCCCTGTATCCCCCCACATGTGACCCCTATATCTGACCCCACATCCCCCCACATCTGACCCCTATATCTGACCCCGTATCCCCCCACATCTGACCCCATATCTAACCCTGTACCCCCCCCCACATGTGACCCCTGTATCTGACCCCGTATCCCCCCACGCCACCCCCGTCCCCGCAGGTGgccaagcagcaggagcagtcGGCCAGCACGCAGAAGGCGGAGCGCGAGGTGACCAAgatggtggtggtgatggtgcTGGGCTTCCTGGTGTGCTGGCTGCCCTACACGGCCTTCGCGCTCTGGGTGGTGACGCACCGCGGCCACCCCTTCGACGTGGGGCTGGCCTCCATCCCCTCCGTCTTCTCCAAGGCCTCCACCGTCTACAACCCCGTCATCTACGTCCTCATGAACAAGCaggtggggacacggggatgtggggacacggggacagtgggggtgatggggacatggggacacggggacagtgggggtgatggggacatggggacactgagcatcTACATCTTCATGAACAAGCAGGTGGGGATGTGGGGACGTGGGGATGtagggacagtgggacagtgggacagtggggacacagggacagtggggacagtgggggtgatgaggacatggggacaatggggacagtggggatgtggggacagtggggacagtggggacagtgggggtgatggggacatggggacagtgaggaCATGGGGGTGAAAACATCTACATCTTCATGAACAAGCAggtggggatgtggggacatggggatgtggggatgtggggacatggggacagtgggacagtgggggtgatggggacaatggggacaatggggacatgggggtgaTGCCATCTATGTCTTCATGAACAAGCaggtggggacatggggacagtggggacagtggggatgtGGGGAACAGTGGGGACAATGGCGtgatggggacaatggggacattggggatgTGGGGGACAATGGGGGTGATTGGGGtgatggggacagtggggacaatGAAGGTGAGGGGAtgatggggacaatggggacagtggTGGGACGAGGGTATTGCTGTGGGTCTGAGATCCTGCCTGTGGGTCTGGGGTTCCTCGGTGGGTCTGGGGGTGTTCCTATGGGTCCCGCTGTGGGTCAGGAGTCTCTCTGTGGGTCTGGGGTCTGTCTATGGGTCTGGGGGTGTTCCTGTGGGTCTGTCTATGGGtctggggctgttcctgtggGTCCCGCCGTGGGTCGGGGTCCCGCGCTGACGCCCCCCGCCCGCAGTTCCGCTCCTGCATGCTCAAGCTCGTGTTCTGCGGCCGGAGCCCGTTCGGGGACGAGGACGACGTGTCCGGCTCGTCCCAGGCCACGCAGGTGTCCTCGGTGTCCTCCAGCCAGGTGTCCCCGGCGTAGGGCCGGCCCCACGGCTCTGCCCCATAGCGGGGCTGCCCCACGGCTCTGCCCCACGGCAGCCCCGAGCCAGCCGGGGCTGCCCCACATCGGGCTCGGTCCTATATCAGGCTCAGCCGCACGGTTCTGCCCCATATCGGG
This sequence is a window from Oenanthe melanoleuca isolate GR-GAL-2019-014 chromosome 25, OMel1.0, whole genome shotgun sequence. Protein-coding genes within it:
- the LOC130262797 gene encoding blue-sensitive opsin isoform X1 produces the protein MQKSREMRDELPEDFYIPMSLETTNLTALSPFLVPQTHLGSPGIFRAMAAFMFLLVALGVPINALTVVCTVKYKKLRSHLNYILVNLAVANLLVVCVGSTTAFYSFSQMYFALGPLACKVEGFTATLGGMVSLWSLAVVAFERFLVICKPLGNFTFRGSHAVLGCAITWIFGLIASVPPLFGWSRYIPEGLQCSCGPDWYTTNNKWNNESYVIFLFCFCFGFPLSVIVFSYGRLLLTLRAVAKQQEQSASTQKAEREVTKMVVVMVLGFLVCWLPYTAFALWVVTHRGHPFDVGLASIPSVFSKASTVYNPVIYVLMNKQFRSCMLKLVFCGRSPFGDEDDVSGSSQATQVSSVSSSQVSPA
- the LOC130262797 gene encoding blue-sensitive opsin isoform X2; this encodes MRDELPEDFYIPMSLETTNLTALSPFLVPQTHLGSPGIFRAMAAFMFLLVALGVPINALTVVCTVKYKKLRSHLNYILVNLAVANLLVVCVGSTTAFYSFSQMYFALGPLACKVEGFTATLGGMVSLWSLAVVAFERFLVICKPLGNFTFRGSHAVLGCAITWIFGLIASVPPLFGWSRYIPEGLQCSCGPDWYTTNNKWNNESYVIFLFCFCFGFPLSVIVFSYGRLLLTLRAVAKQQEQSASTQKAEREVTKMVVVMVLGFLVCWLPYTAFALWVVTHRGHPFDVGLASIPSVFSKASTVYNPVIYVLMNKQFRSCMLKLVFCGRSPFGDEDDVSGSSQATQVSSVSSSQVSPA